The following coding sequences are from one Bufo bufo chromosome 2, aBufBuf1.1, whole genome shotgun sequence window:
- the LOC120990804 gene encoding olfactory receptor 5V1-like, whose protein sequence is MLQVKQIKWFLITMNQTFIAEFSILALADHPDIKIILFCIIFMIYLLALAGNVTILLISHLDTHLHMPMYFFLQNLSFLDICYTSTTMPKMMQLLLAEKRSISFSNCVAQMYTFITLVGTECVLLAVMSYDRFLAVCSPLRYTSIMNHKICIMLAGLAWLSGLVNSIVHTFFTFRLNFCGSNTINYFYCDIPPMLSISCDDTSINETLLLSIGVFIGWTPFLCIIVSYIYIIATIIKMKSNEGRQKAFSTCSSHLLVVILYFGSVLFSYVRPISSYSMAKDRLISVLYSVVCPMLNPVIYTLKNQDVKKALYRQFIHKKECVLVKETFG, encoded by the coding sequence ATGCTTCAAGTCAAACAAATAAAGTGGTTTCTAATCACCATGAATCAAACATTTATAGCAGAGTTCTCCATTCTGGCATTAGCAGACCATCCTGATATAAAAATAATTCTCTTCTGTATTATCTTTATGATATATTTACTAGCATTGGCAGGTAATGTAACAATTCTATTGATTTCCCATTTGGACACACACCTACATATGCCAATGTACTTCTTCTTGCAAAATTTATCTTTTTTGGACATTTGCTATACTTCAACTACCATGCCAAAAATGATGCAGTTGCTCTTAGCAGAGAAAAGGTCAATCTCATTTTCAAACTGTGTGGCCCAAATGTATACATTTATTACCCTGGTAGGCACTGAATGTGTTCTACTTGCTGTAATGTCCTATGACCGTTTTCTTGCTGTTTGCAGCCCTCTTAGATACACTTCTATTATGAATCATAAGATTTGCATTATGCTTGCAGGTTTAGCTTGGCTTTCTGGACTTGTAAATTCAATTGTTCATACTTTCTTCACTTTTCGCCTTAACTTCTGTGGTTCCAACACAATCAATTACTTTTATTGTGACATACCTCCAATGCTTTCTATTTCATGTGATGATACATCAATCAATGAGACACTATTGTTGTCTATTGGAGTCTTCATTGGCTGGACACCATTCCTTTGCATTATTGTCtcttatatttatattattgCGACAATTATAAAAATGAAGTCCAATGAAGGAAGGCAAAAGGCCTTTTCCACCTGCAGCTCCCACCTTCTAGtagttattttatattttggtaGTGTCCTCTTTAGCTACGTGAGGCCAATTTCCTCATACTCTATGGCCAAAGATCGACTTATTTCTGTTCTCTATAGTGTTGTATGTCCAATGCTGAACCCTGTTATTTATACATTGAAGAACCAGGATGTTAAAAAAGCTTTATAtaggcaatttattcataaaaaagAATGTGTATTAGTAAAGGAAACTTTTGGTTGA